The candidate division KSB1 bacterium genome includes a region encoding these proteins:
- a CDS encoding tetratricopeptide repeat protein, translated as MRGGTQPTVCLCMIVRDEAELLPRCLQSVQGVVDDIVVVDTGSSDNTARIALGFGARLFHHPWQDSFSEARNWALRQVTSDWVLVLDADEELEREDAGLLRRVIQGKEHHAVFTSVLNYTPYGRTQLYSPRLFRHGTAHYEGIVHNQLVHKGQSIVSSIRIYHCGYALSPEKMNAKYERTTRLLRLQLQQNPQDLFAWYNLVHMYRNRRQFELAARTGHEVLEDLCFGGKETLFVMLCYDVACSYVEIGDLSKAESFCRRALKVNPEFIDALFVLGVVRMKMRQWEKAARAFGSFIEVRARVLASPVLHRFCLGTIDYEFLAYAFLGECVLHLGAGEQARDYFRQAMALFRAWERGWPAAIPPHPDILMQMGNIAVRLGRIEEATELFEKCLGQGMKTAQLLNNLAGCYAKLGKVEEAVTAYRDALRLNPHYEEARRNVQVLLKACAKRAQAVDMPVEA; from the coding sequence ATGCGAGGTGGCACGCAGCCTACCGTTTGCCTGTGCATGATCGTCAGAGATGAGGCGGAACTCCTTCCGCGCTGCCTGCAGAGCGTGCAGGGGGTTGTAGACGACATCGTCGTGGTGGACACAGGCTCGTCCGACAACACGGCGCGCATTGCCTTGGGATTTGGAGCCCGCCTCTTTCACCACCCGTGGCAGGACAGCTTCAGCGAAGCACGGAACTGGGCCCTGCGCCAGGTGACCAGTGACTGGGTGCTTGTTCTGGATGCGGACGAGGAGCTGGAGCGGGAGGATGCAGGATTGCTGCGTCGGGTAATCCAGGGAAAAGAGCACCACGCTGTGTTTACCTCCGTCCTCAACTACACACCCTATGGAAGGACTCAGCTCTATTCCCCACGGCTATTCCGCCACGGCACGGCCCACTATGAGGGGATTGTCCACAATCAACTGGTGCACAAGGGTCAAAGCATCGTGAGTAGCATTCGCATTTATCACTGCGGCTACGCCCTTTCCCCGGAAAAGATGAATGCCAAGTATGAGAGGACCACTCGCCTGTTACGCCTCCAACTCCAACAGAATCCTCAAGACCTGTTCGCCTGGTATAATCTTGTTCATATGTATCGCAACCGCAGGCAGTTCGAGTTGGCCGCGCGCACAGGGCACGAGGTTCTGGAGGACCTCTGCTTTGGAGGCAAGGAGACTCTCTTCGTAATGCTTTGTTATGATGTGGCCTGCTCGTACGTGGAGATCGGCGATCTCTCAAAGGCCGAAAGCTTCTGTCGAAGGGCCCTGAAGGTCAATCCAGAGTTCATTGACGCCCTGTTTGTCCTGGGGGTTGTGCGGATGAAAATGCGCCAGTGGGAAAAGGCCGCTCGTGCGTTTGGCTCGTTCATAGAGGTGCGCGCACGGGTGCTCGCTTCGCCTGTTCTTCACCGCTTTTGCTTGGGAACCATCGACTATGAGTTCCTTGCTTATGCCTTCCTTGGCGAATGTGTGTTGCACTTGGGGGCGGGGGAGCAGGCGCGCGACTATTTCCGGCAGGCGATGGCCCTCTTCAGGGCGTGGGAGCGGGGGTGGCCTGCGGCTATCCCTCCGCACCCGGATATCCTCATGCAGATGGGGAACATTGCGGTACGCTTAGGGCGCATCGAAGAGGCCACGGAGCTCTTTGAGAAATGTCTGGGCCAGGGGATGAAAACAGCACAGCTCCTTAACAATTTGGCGGGCTGCTACGCAAAGCTGGGGAAGGTCGAGGAAGCAGTCACAGCCTATCGAGATGCCCTGCGCCTCAATCCGCACTACGAGGAAGCACGTCGAAACGTCCAAGTCCTGCTCAAGGCCTGCGCGAAAAGAGCACAAGCTGTCGACATGCCCGTTGAAGCGTGA
- a CDS encoding flagellin, with product MAEAELTRINTNIAALNMLNALTTINRNLSVHQLRLATGKRINQAADDAAGFTIASKLKVRAEGLGVALNNVADAKNLVAVVEGNLTKILDILGQMKAKVTQAANDTLGSEERAAINKELAQLAAQIDDEVEQATWNGVPVLSGDDTSFVFQVGPATSDVLTFDMSSSEVGYTGGYTAASLAVDQGGGAVTIGTSSAYYVAPGAYTVTGIASSATINTGSTQLLEGFYTFEVKSVTGGKVTYRVLDANGSLLQISSTSNGTGALATSAQATITGGATGTIDTGRGFKFKLGSLATGDTGSFVFKFEKAGNNVDDHDNAVAYMSQIDAAITNVNKALSYIGARVNRMTVQEENLMVAKVNTEAAHNRIMHADLALEQLEASKLLILQQTATAMLAQANVGPQAVLALFR from the coding sequence ATGGCAGAGGCAGAACTGACGCGGATCAATACCAACATTGCCGCGTTGAACATGCTGAACGCTCTGACGACCATCAACCGGAATTTGAGCGTTCACCAGCTTCGTCTTGCCACAGGCAAGCGGATCAACCAGGCGGCCGACGACGCAGCCGGTTTCACCATCGCCAGCAAGCTGAAAGTGCGAGCGGAAGGCTTGGGCGTGGCCCTGAACAACGTGGCCGACGCTAAGAACCTAGTCGCGGTGGTGGAAGGTAACCTGACCAAGATTCTGGACATCTTGGGCCAGATGAAGGCCAAAGTTACCCAGGCCGCCAACGACACGTTGGGGAGCGAAGAGCGCGCGGCCATCAACAAGGAGCTTGCCCAGCTAGCTGCGCAAATCGACGACGAGGTGGAGCAAGCCACGTGGAACGGGGTCCCTGTCCTCAGTGGCGATGACACCTCTTTTGTGTTCCAGGTCGGCCCTGCCACCTCAGACGTGCTCACCTTTGACATGAGTAGCTCCGAAGTTGGCTATACCGGCGGCTACACTGCTGCCAGCCTTGCAGTAGACCAGGGTGGCGGCGCGGTCACCATCGGCACCTCTTCGGCGTACTATGTGGCTCCTGGTGCTTACACGGTGACGGGCATTGCCTCCTCGGCTACGATCAACACGGGGAGCACTCAGCTGCTCGAGGGCTTCTATACCTTCGAGGTCAAGTCGGTCACGGGCGGCAAGGTGACCTATCGCGTGCTGGACGCCAATGGTTCGTTGCTGCAGATCTCCTCTACGAGCAACGGCACCGGTGCTCTGGCCACCTCGGCGCAGGCCACCATAACTGGCGGGGCAACCGGCACCATTGACACCGGGCGCGGCTTCAAGTTCAAACTGGGCAGTCTGGCTACGGGCGATACCGGCTCCTTCGTGTTTAAATTCGAAAAGGCCGGGAACAACGTGGACGACCACGACAATGCGGTGGCGTACATGAGCCAGATCGACGCGGCCATTACCAATGTGAACAAGGCCCTTAGTTACATTGGTGCGCGCGTCAACCGCATGACTGTCCAGGAAGAGAACCTGATGGTCGCGAAGGTGAACACCGAGGCGGCCCACAACCGCATCATGCATGCAGACCTGGCGCTGGAGCAGTTGGAGGCCTCCAAGCTGCTGATCTTGCAGCAGACGGCCACGGCGATGCTGGCGCAGGCCAACGTGGGACCGCAGGCGGTCTTGGCACTCTTCAGGTAG
- a CDS encoding flagellar protein FliS — translation MNQRRNPLLSYREQEILAAPPEKLVLHLYDFILRCCACQDSGGAARALSVLIDGLNFDYPEIAEGLFRLYDYCLRQVKARRFEETRTIITELRAAWEKATVRPALSPEGAMA, via the coding sequence ATGAACCAGAGACGTAACCCTCTCCTCAGCTACAGGGAGCAAGAAATTCTGGCCGCGCCACCTGAAAAGCTGGTGCTTCACCTTTATGATTTTATTCTCCGCTGTTGCGCGTGCCAGGACAGTGGCGGGGCAGCACGGGCATTGTCTGTGCTTATCGATGGCCTTAACTTTGATTACCCGGAGATCGCCGAAGGGCTTTTTAGACTCTACGACTACTGCCTGCGCCAAGTGAAGGCGCGACGCTTCGAGGAAACCAGGACGATTATCACCGAATTGCGCGCGGCATGGGAGAAAGCGACTGTCAGACCGGCACTGTCGCCTGAAGGAGCGATGGCATGA
- the fliD gene encoding flagellar filament capping protein FliD, with amino-acid sequence MISLDALFNQGSAIDSLIQKYMAIERRPVTELENRRSTVNVRVAMYQDLKNYLQSLKDLVDELADSNTNSIFNVVRVVSSDADLVSATASSGAATGTYQLRVRQLATATTVKSTAALNTAPSVVSSGQVVPGAGKINVNKHWSEAGFAHTPDGTVTINGKVFDLAEYATVADFMEAVNTDAEASATIYYDTTRDRFVIESNEVTSDLVLSESPESYGFLSEVKIAPGTYSTNMTGVQSDTYLYRANFDTPVGREESGRFKINGVTISWNASTDTLNSIISRINRSAAGVTAYYDDTIDRLVLTARETGSEEIVLEDVEGTFLSQTLKLEGATQVIGQDARFTINSTSADDEITKTSNTFTINGITYTLRGVTVANDDYADPATTAVTIAASKDASALEAKIRAFLASLNTVTSYIKAKSAVDSSGYTRGAMAGETVFTGLRMQLLSALVERVSGLESGKPVTLAEIGITVNSALQASLSEPSKLRFWLEEDPSAVEALFNSTNGVAARMAALLEAFTDSNGIVNRQQNSLRDEIKRIDARIARLNEQLERREEYYRKQLASMQEALYALVQQQNSLSSFLSGFYSR; translated from the coding sequence ATGATTTCATTGGACGCGCTGTTCAACCAAGGCTCGGCGATCGACTCCCTCATCCAGAAGTACATGGCCATTGAACGCCGACCAGTCACAGAACTGGAAAACCGTAGGTCGACCGTCAACGTTCGCGTGGCCATGTACCAGGACTTGAAAAACTACCTTCAAAGCCTCAAGGACCTTGTTGACGAGCTCGCGGACAGCAATACCAACTCCATCTTTAACGTAGTCAGGGTGGTGAGCAGTGACGCCGACCTCGTGAGTGCCACAGCCTCATCTGGCGCCGCCACGGGAACTTACCAGCTCCGCGTCCGTCAGCTGGCTACCGCGACCACCGTAAAAAGTACCGCCGCCCTGAACACTGCCCCGTCTGTGGTTAGTAGCGGACAGGTTGTACCTGGGGCGGGGAAAATCAATGTCAACAAGCACTGGAGCGAGGCAGGGTTTGCCCATACCCCTGATGGCACCGTCACGATCAATGGCAAGGTTTTTGACCTTGCAGAGTATGCCACGGTCGCGGATTTCATGGAGGCGGTGAACACAGACGCGGAGGCGTCTGCCACTATTTACTACGACACCACTCGCGATCGCTTCGTCATCGAGAGCAACGAGGTAACCAGCGACCTCGTTCTGAGTGAATCGCCCGAATCCTATGGCTTTCTCTCAGAGGTGAAGATCGCGCCGGGCACCTACTCCACTAACATGACCGGTGTGCAGTCAGATACGTATCTGTACCGCGCCAATTTTGACACGCCTGTGGGCCGGGAGGAGTCGGGGAGGTTCAAGATCAACGGCGTTACTATCTCCTGGAATGCTTCCACTGATACGCTAAACAGCATCATTTCGCGTATCAATCGCTCGGCGGCCGGCGTGACCGCCTACTACGATGACACTATCGACAGGCTGGTGCTCACGGCAAGGGAGACGGGAAGCGAGGAGATAGTCCTGGAAGACGTGGAAGGGACCTTTCTCAGCCAGACGCTAAAACTGGAGGGAGCAACGCAAGTCATCGGTCAAGATGCCCGCTTTACCATCAACAGTACCTCGGCCGATGACGAGATCACCAAGACTTCGAATACATTCACCATCAACGGCATCACATACACGCTGAGGGGTGTAACAGTCGCCAACGACGACTATGCCGATCCGGCCACCACTGCGGTGACCATCGCTGCCAGCAAAGACGCGAGCGCACTGGAGGCCAAAATCAGGGCCTTCCTCGCGAGCCTGAACACGGTGACCTCGTACATAAAGGCCAAGTCCGCGGTAGATTCATCCGGCTACACACGGGGTGCTATGGCCGGTGAGACTGTCTTCACTGGGCTCCGGATGCAGCTTCTGAGCGCATTGGTCGAACGGGTCTCAGGGTTGGAGAGTGGCAAGCCTGTGACTCTCGCAGAGATCGGGATTACGGTGAATAGCGCCCTCCAGGCTTCCCTCAGCGAGCCAAGCAAGCTTCGTTTTTGGTTGGAGGAAGACCCTTCGGCGGTGGAGGCCTTGTTCAACTCGACCAATGGCGTGGCCGCAAGAATGGCCGCCTTACTGGAAGCATTCACCGACTCGAACGGAATTGTAAACAGGCAGCAAAACTCTCTCCGGGACGAGATAAAGCGAATTGACGCACGCATTGCACGGCTGAACGAGCAACTTGAGCGCCGGGAAGAGTACTATCGCAAGCAACTGGCTTCGATGCAAGAAGCATTATATGCCTTGGTCCAGCAGCAGAACTCTCTCTCGAGTTTCCTGAGCGGTTTCTACTCAAGATAG
- a CDS encoding flagellar protein FlaG, whose amino-acid sequence MEIQEAEALHGSHALVQSVGRRDPSTGAETHPPSKTEGAQAMGVNQEMAAEVAAQVAHALNEFVSAVNVGIAFLVDQATGRTVIKVIDRETNEIIRQVPPEEMLRLVARMNHVLGVLLNHQA is encoded by the coding sequence ATGGAAATTCAAGAGGCAGAGGCGTTGCACGGGAGCCACGCACTAGTGCAGAGTGTGGGGCGGAGGGACCCCTCCACAGGCGCTGAAACGCATCCGCCTTCAAAGACGGAGGGTGCGCAGGCTATGGGGGTTAACCAGGAGATGGCCGCGGAGGTGGCCGCGCAGGTTGCTCACGCCCTCAATGAGTTCGTCAGCGCCGTCAACGTAGGGATAGCTTTCCTGGTTGACCAGGCCACCGGCAGGACAGTCATCAAGGTGATTGACCGGGAGACTAACGAAATAATTCGCCAGGTTCCTCCGGAGGAGATGCTTCGCCTCGTGGCGCGCATGAATCACGTCCTCGGCGTGCTGCTCAATCATCAGGCATGA